In Propionicimonas paludicola, a single window of DNA contains:
- a CDS encoding DUF2200 domain-containing protein: MTHRIFGTPFSDIYQLYLAKVERKGHTQAELDQVISWLTGYDADGLARVLTERTTVGDFFDQAPSFNPHASLITGLICGIRVEEMDDPQMQRVRYLDKLVDEVARGKKMSSILRSPA; this comes from the coding sequence ATGACCCACCGGATCTTCGGCACGCCGTTCAGCGACATCTACCAGCTCTATCTGGCCAAGGTCGAGCGCAAGGGCCACACCCAAGCCGAACTCGATCAGGTGATCAGTTGGCTGACCGGCTACGACGCGGACGGTCTGGCGCGGGTCCTCACCGAGCGGACCACTGTCGGAGACTTCTTCGACCAGGCGCCGTCGTTCAACCCGCACGCGTCGCTGATCACCGGACTGATCTGCGGGATCCGGGTCGAAGAGATGGACGATCCGCAGATGCAGCGGGTCCGCTACCTCGACAAACTCGTCGACGAGGTGGCCCGCGGCAAGAAGATGAGCTCGATCCTGCGCAGCCCGGCCTGA
- a CDS encoding MATE family efflux transporter, whose product MTKNLTVGPPLRLIVLFTLPLLIGNLFQQLYSVTDAMVVGQVLGVDALAAVGASGSIQFLLFGFSFGASAGVAIPVAKAFGSGDLVRLRRAVAASAVIGVGIAAAIMVAGLFGSRGLLTWMGTPPELLENSTTFLVVLASGAAATVAFNFLSALIRALGDSRTPLIFLVIACVLNAGLVIVFVGGLHWGIAGAAAATVVAQSISVVLCLILIARKMPELHLSRSDWRVSGADLRESAELGLTMGFQMSVIAVGAAMLQYGINGLGTNAVAAFTAAMRVDQVAVTPLASIGVAMSTYVAQNRGAHQWERIRVGVFRITMLAMAWAAATGVAIVVFGTNLVQLFVGPNETAVIAMAHQYLIINGVLYWILSVLFVVRNAIQGLGAAVVPTIAGFMELAARGTVGIVLIERIGFLGACLAAPLAWLGALIPLLISWFWHRHQLLRDEATGLAVSDERLNQVLDGVTSAAPILEPCLNCEPVGDTASGVGIALSEDEDAPAATSVPVEPSIDLEPAG is encoded by the coding sequence ATGACCAAGAACCTGACGGTCGGCCCACCGCTTCGCCTGATCGTCCTCTTCACGCTGCCGCTGCTGATCGGCAACCTGTTCCAGCAGCTCTACTCGGTGACCGATGCCATGGTCGTCGGGCAGGTGCTCGGAGTGGACGCCCTGGCGGCCGTCGGTGCGTCCGGCAGCATTCAGTTCTTGCTGTTCGGCTTCTCGTTCGGCGCCTCGGCCGGCGTGGCGATTCCGGTGGCCAAGGCCTTCGGCTCCGGTGACTTGGTCCGGCTGCGCCGGGCCGTCGCAGCCAGTGCGGTGATCGGGGTCGGCATCGCCGCAGCGATCATGGTGGCCGGCCTGTTCGGCTCGCGCGGCCTGCTGACCTGGATGGGCACTCCGCCCGAACTCCTGGAGAACTCGACGACCTTCCTGGTCGTCCTTGCCTCCGGTGCGGCAGCGACCGTGGCCTTCAACTTCCTCAGCGCCCTGATTCGCGCTCTGGGCGACAGCCGGACGCCACTGATCTTCCTCGTCATCGCCTGCGTCCTGAACGCCGGCCTGGTGATCGTCTTCGTGGGCGGGCTGCACTGGGGCATCGCCGGCGCGGCGGCCGCCACGGTGGTGGCGCAGTCGATCTCGGTGGTCTTGTGCCTGATCCTGATCGCCCGCAAGATGCCCGAACTGCATCTGAGCCGCAGCGACTGGCGCGTCTCCGGCGCCGACCTGCGGGAGTCGGCCGAACTCGGTCTGACCATGGGCTTCCAGATGTCGGTGATCGCAGTGGGCGCGGCCATGCTCCAGTACGGCATCAACGGGCTGGGCACCAACGCCGTTGCCGCCTTCACCGCGGCCATGCGGGTCGACCAGGTGGCGGTGACGCCACTGGCGTCCATCGGCGTGGCCATGAGCACCTACGTGGCGCAGAACCGGGGCGCGCACCAGTGGGAGCGGATCCGAGTCGGCGTCTTCCGGATCACCATGCTGGCCATGGCCTGGGCGGCCGCGACCGGCGTCGCCATCGTGGTGTTCGGGACGAACCTGGTGCAGCTGTTCGTCGGCCCCAACGAGACCGCAGTGATCGCCATGGCTCATCAGTATCTGATCATCAATGGCGTTCTCTACTGGATCCTCAGCGTGCTGTTCGTGGTGCGCAACGCGATCCAGGGGCTGGGCGCGGCCGTGGTTCCGACCATCGCCGGCTTCATGGAGCTGGCCGCCCGAGGTACGGTCGGCATCGTTCTGATCGAGCGGATCGGCTTCCTCGGTGCCTGCCTGGCTGCTCCGCTGGCCTGGCTGGGGGCGCTGATTCCCCTGCTCATCTCGTGGTTCTGGCATCGCCATCAGCTGCTGAGGGACGAAGCCACCGGCCTGGCGGTCAGCGATGAGCGGCTCAACCAGGTGCTGGACGGAGTCACGTCCGCAGCACCCATCCTCGAGCCGTGCCTGAACTGCGAGCCTGTCGGGGACACCGCCAGCGGGGTCGGCATCGCACTTTCCGAGGACGAGGACGCACCCGCGGCAACCTCCGTCCCGGTCGAGCCGTCGATCGACCTGGAGCCCGCCGGCTGA
- a CDS encoding helix-turn-helix transcriptional regulator: MDRAQLADFLRTRREALQPEDVGLGRGSRRRTAGLRREEVAALCDMSVDYYSRLEQGRGPQPSEQMLGAIARGLRLTLAERDHLLLIAGHHAPSRTSRSRHVAPGLMRVIDRLQDTPAQVMNEMGETLVQTPPARTLFGDETRFTGMARSLLYRWFTDPDARRVYPEEDHPAHSRTFTAGARRIYAAQRPGSPMHLLVAELLTLSPEFAELWAAHEVAEVHAYEKQLQHPSVGVMTLQCQLLHDPDHGQDLLIFTAAPGSASYEKLQLLSLADELRGS, translated from the coding sequence ATGGACCGAGCCCAGTTGGCCGACTTCCTGCGCACCCGGCGCGAGGCGCTGCAGCCTGAGGACGTCGGCCTGGGCCGCGGCTCGCGGCGGCGCACCGCCGGGCTGCGCCGCGAAGAGGTGGCCGCCCTGTGCGACATGTCGGTCGACTACTACAGCCGGCTCGAGCAGGGCCGCGGGCCGCAACCGTCCGAACAGATGCTCGGTGCGATCGCCCGCGGACTGCGCCTGACCCTGGCCGAGCGGGATCACCTGCTGCTGATCGCCGGCCATCATGCACCGAGCCGGACGTCCCGCTCCCGCCACGTCGCGCCGGGGCTGATGCGGGTGATCGACAGGCTTCAGGACACCCCGGCCCAGGTGATGAACGAGATGGGCGAGACCCTGGTCCAGACCCCACCGGCCCGGACGCTGTTCGGCGACGAGACTCGGTTCACCGGGATGGCGCGCTCGCTGCTGTACCGGTGGTTCACCGACCCGGACGCCCGGCGGGTGTACCCCGAGGAAGACCACCCCGCGCACTCGCGGACCTTCACCGCTGGCGCTAGGCGCATCTACGCGGCACAGCGCCCCGGCTCGCCGATGCATCTGCTGGTGGCGGAGCTCCTCACGCTGAGCCCGGAGTTCGCCGAGCTGTGGGCCGCCCACGAGGTCGCCGAGGTACATGCCTACGAGAAGCAGCTTCAGCACCCCTCTGTCGGAGTGATGACCCTGCAGTGCCAGTTGCTGCATGACCCGGACCACGGCCAGGATCTGCTGATCTTCACCGCCGCGCCCGGCTCGGCAAGCTATGAGAAGCTGCAGCTCCTGAGCCTGGCGGACGAGCTTCGCGGCTCGTAG
- a CDS encoding MFS transporter produces MAQPLGRRFWAVWLGSSVSYLAEGLLFGALPLLAATLTRDPRLISITDALGQAGWLLLGLASGVAADRLPRLPLMWASNAVRAVAAGVFAALVWAGWAELPTIYVLGFVLGLAAPFFDNASSSVLPELVDPEQFGRANSLTQMSLALAGNLIGPMVGTLVFVLAPAAPFGFAALAFATGTLITAWVSRRAPGRPAHTGEQSNLELLREGFSYLIHHRVLRTLAASVGVVNFVTSGVIAVLVLYVLELLRLPESAYGLVMGAFAVGAIAGALASVPLVRWWGERATVLASITAFAVSSIVLGAVPQVIVSFAAFIFTGFFSMAWNVIVNSYRQRVVPSELLGRVTAVYRMMAFIAMPLGASGIGLLSHAVGLQASYVIGGVLLLVTAALAVRPLAEMPGRSRAAPLPAD; encoded by the coding sequence GTGGCGCAGCCATTGGGGCGACGGTTCTGGGCCGTCTGGCTAGGTAGTTCGGTGTCCTATCTGGCGGAGGGTCTGCTCTTCGGGGCATTGCCGCTGCTGGCCGCCACACTGACCCGCGACCCACGGCTGATCTCGATCACCGATGCCCTCGGCCAAGCCGGCTGGCTGTTGCTGGGCCTGGCCTCCGGAGTCGCCGCCGACCGGCTGCCCCGGCTGCCGCTGATGTGGGCGTCCAATGCCGTCCGGGCCGTGGCCGCCGGCGTCTTCGCTGCTCTGGTGTGGGCCGGTTGGGCCGAGCTGCCGACCATCTACGTGCTGGGCTTCGTCCTGGGCCTGGCCGCGCCGTTCTTCGACAACGCGTCCTCCTCGGTGCTGCCCGAGCTGGTCGACCCCGAACAGTTCGGACGGGCGAACTCGCTCACCCAGATGTCGCTGGCGCTGGCCGGGAACCTGATCGGCCCCATGGTCGGCACCCTGGTCTTCGTGCTGGCCCCGGCCGCCCCGTTCGGCTTCGCGGCGCTGGCCTTCGCGACCGGCACCCTGATCACGGCCTGGGTGTCCCGGCGGGCGCCCGGACGTCCGGCGCACACCGGCGAGCAGAGCAACCTCGAACTGCTGCGCGAGGGCTTCTCCTATCTGATCCACCACCGGGTGCTGCGGACGCTGGCCGCCTCGGTCGGCGTTGTGAACTTCGTCACCTCGGGCGTGATCGCGGTGCTGGTGCTGTACGTCCTGGAGCTGCTGAGGCTGCCCGAATCGGCATATGGCCTCGTGATGGGCGCTTTCGCGGTGGGGGCGATCGCTGGCGCGCTCGCCTCGGTTCCGCTGGTGCGCTGGTGGGGGGAACGGGCGACGGTGCTGGCCTCGATCACGGCGTTCGCGGTGTCGTCCATCGTGTTGGGGGCGGTGCCGCAGGTGATCGTGTCGTTCGCGGCGTTCATCTTCACCGGTTTCTTCTCGATGGCCTGGAACGTGATCGTGAACAGCTACCGGCAGCGAGTGGTGCCCTCCGAGCTGCTCGGACGGGTCACCGCGGTCTACCGGATGATGGCCTTCATCGCCATGCCACTCGGGGCGTCGGGGATCGGCCTGCTCTCTCACGCGGTCGGCCTGCAGGCGTCCTATGTGATCGGCGGCGTGCTGCTGCTGGTCACCGCCGCCCTGGCCGTCCGACCCCTCGCCGAGATGCCCGGACGCTCCCGGGCCGCCCCGCTGCCCGCCGACTGA
- a CDS encoding acetate/propionate family kinase, protein MSEPVLLLNCGSSSIKYQVIDMATEEVVASGIIQRIGESESTLDHDFGGSSRHDSLGFPDHAHALAHLVKVFDEVGPKLSEVVAVGHRTVHGGEAFRETTVIDDSVLAKLRELSPLAPLHNPPGIAGIEAAMAVLPDVPHVAVFDTAFFATLPPAAYTYAIDDELAHAHGIRKYGFHGTSHSYVSKKVAEVLGRPYDSFNQIVCHLGNGASISAIQRGVAVDTSMGLTPLAGLVMGTRSGDVDPGLHAFLGRALGIDLNEVDALLNKKSGMLGLCGATDFRDITGLINAGDQRARLAMDVYLHRLVSYVGSYLAILGGVDALTFTAGVGENDALVRAGVVTRLQPLGFRLDEAANAVRSKEPRVISTPDSKVTILVVPTNEELAMARETKAAIG, encoded by the coding sequence GTGAGCGAACCCGTCCTGCTGCTGAACTGCGGTTCCAGCTCGATCAAGTATCAGGTGATCGATATGGCGACCGAGGAGGTGGTGGCTAGCGGAATCATCCAGCGGATCGGCGAGAGCGAGAGCACTCTCGACCACGACTTCGGCGGTTCGAGCCGGCACGACTCACTCGGCTTCCCCGACCACGCGCATGCGCTGGCGCACCTGGTGAAGGTCTTCGACGAGGTCGGACCGAAGCTTTCCGAGGTGGTTGCCGTCGGGCACCGGACCGTCCATGGCGGTGAGGCGTTCCGGGAGACGACCGTGATCGACGATTCCGTGCTGGCCAAGCTGCGCGAGCTCAGCCCGCTGGCCCCGCTGCACAACCCGCCGGGCATTGCCGGGATCGAGGCCGCCATGGCCGTGCTCCCGGACGTCCCGCATGTGGCGGTGTTCGACACGGCGTTCTTCGCCACGCTGCCGCCGGCCGCCTACACCTACGCCATCGACGATGAGCTGGCTCACGCCCATGGCATCCGCAAGTACGGCTTCCACGGCACCTCGCACAGCTACGTCTCGAAGAAGGTGGCCGAGGTGCTCGGCCGCCCCTACGACAGCTTCAACCAGATCGTCTGCCACCTCGGCAACGGCGCCTCGATCTCGGCGATCCAGCGCGGCGTGGCTGTGGACACGTCCATGGGACTCACTCCGCTGGCCGGCTTGGTGATGGGCACTCGCTCCGGCGATGTCGACCCCGGTCTGCACGCGTTCCTGGGCCGGGCACTAGGCATCGACCTGAACGAGGTGGACGCCCTGCTGAACAAGAAGTCCGGGATGCTCGGACTGTGCGGGGCCACCGACTTCCGCGACATCACCGGGCTGATCAACGCCGGTGACCAGCGAGCCCGCCTGGCCATGGACGTCTATCTGCACCGCCTGGTCAGCTACGTCGGCTCGTACCTGGCGATCCTGGGTGGGGTGGACGCGCTGACCTTCACCGCCGGCGTCGGCGAGAACGATGCGTTGGTCCGCGCCGGAGTTGTCACGCGGCTGCAGCCGCTCGGCTTCCGCCTGGATGAGGCCGCCAACGCCGTCCGCTCCAAGGAGCCGCGGGTGATCTCCACTCCGGACTCGAAGGTGACCATCTTGGTGGTGCCGACCAATGAGGAACTGGCGATGGCCCGGGAGACCAAGGCAGCCATCGGCTGA
- the cax gene encoding calcium/proton exchanger: protein MTAHDAAQKRGRTRFERSDLILFAACAAGVLLAWLTNGQGSVLAFVLAGVAVAALAALVGRAVEQLGDRFGPGATGVLQSALGNLPELFIALFALQAGLVQVVQAALIGSILANLLLVLGLSFLVGGLKHGTQRLDSERAQFIGVMLFVSVGAMVLPSLAYYLHTPASEHETTLSMIAAVVLLALFALSLPASIRKADLPQAVPGEAKEAPRWSLPVAIGLLAVAAVAAAFVSDWFVQALEPAMHALNISEAFSGLVIVAIAGNAIENFVGLQLAAKNQSEMAFAVVINSPLQIALVLAPVLVIASNLFGFASLTLVFSPMLVMAVLVAVLLTTIITFDGRSNWLEGAALIGLYCIIAASFWWG, encoded by the coding sequence GTGACTGCTCACGACGCTGCCCAGAAGCGCGGACGCACCCGCTTCGAGCGCTCCGACCTCATCTTGTTCGCGGCCTGCGCCGCGGGGGTACTGCTGGCCTGGTTGACCAACGGGCAAGGCAGCGTGCTGGCCTTCGTCCTGGCTGGAGTCGCCGTCGCCGCCCTAGCCGCTCTTGTCGGACGGGCCGTCGAGCAGCTGGGTGATCGCTTCGGACCCGGAGCGACCGGGGTGCTGCAGTCCGCGCTCGGCAATCTGCCGGAGCTGTTCATCGCCTTGTTCGCGCTGCAAGCCGGGCTGGTCCAGGTCGTCCAGGCGGCGCTGATCGGCTCGATCCTGGCCAACCTGCTGCTCGTCCTTGGGCTGTCGTTCCTTGTCGGCGGGCTCAAACATGGGACCCAGCGGCTGGATTCGGAGCGAGCCCAGTTCATCGGCGTCATGCTGTTCGTCTCGGTGGGGGCGATGGTGCTGCCGTCGCTGGCCTACTACCTGCACACCCCGGCTTCGGAGCACGAGACGACGCTGTCGATGATCGCCGCGGTGGTCCTACTCGCGCTGTTCGCGCTGAGCCTGCCGGCTTCGATCCGCAAGGCCGATCTTCCGCAGGCGGTGCCCGGTGAGGCGAAAGAGGCGCCGCGGTGGTCGCTGCCGGTGGCCATCGGTTTGCTCGCGGTGGCCGCGGTGGCCGCGGCCTTCGTGTCGGACTGGTTCGTCCAGGCGCTCGAGCCGGCAATGCACGCCCTGAACATCTCCGAGGCCTTCTCGGGTCTGGTGATCGTCGCGATCGCCGGCAACGCGATCGAGAACTTCGTCGGGCTGCAGCTGGCGGCCAAGAATCAGTCCGAGATGGCGTTCGCCGTCGTGATCAACTCGCCGCTGCAGATCGCCTTGGTGTTGGCGCCGGTGCTGGTGATCGCGTCCAATCTGTTCGGCTTCGCCTCGCTGACCCTGGTCTTCTCGCCGATGCTGGTGATGGCGGTGCTGGTGGCCGTCCTGCTGACGACGATCATCACTTTCGACGGACGGTCGAACTGGCTCGAAGGGGCCGCCCTGATCGGGCTGTACTGCATCATCGCCGCCTCGTTCTGGTGGGGCTGA
- a CDS encoding SDR family oxidoreductase has product MARAIDLALPDLTGRLAVVTGASDGIGFHIAARLAAAGAEVLLPVRNATKGDDAVNRIRAAVPSGIVSTRRLDLSSLASVAALVTMLAEEGRPINLLINNAGVMTPPTRQTTADGFELQFGTNHLGHFALTAGLMPLLRDGAARVVLQSSVVARNASINFADLNWDRGYGNGMSAYGQSKLAEALFGFELQRRSAADGWGITAAVSHPGISPTNLLAAQPGLGREHDTTGRRVIAQLSRLGLLVGTPDSASLPALLAATAPDEAGRFFGPKGPGNAGGAPAEQKPWTPMTSIADASRLWAQSEQLTGVSFPG; this is encoded by the coding sequence ATGGCCCGCGCCATCGACCTCGCTCTGCCCGACCTCACCGGACGGCTCGCTGTCGTCACTGGAGCCAGCGACGGCATCGGCTTCCACATCGCGGCCCGGCTCGCAGCGGCCGGGGCTGAGGTGCTGCTGCCCGTCCGCAACGCCACGAAGGGCGATGACGCCGTGAATCGGATTCGGGCCGCGGTACCGTCGGGCATCGTGTCGACGCGGCGCCTCGACCTGTCGTCGCTGGCATCGGTCGCCGCCCTCGTCACGATGCTCGCCGAAGAGGGACGTCCGATCAACCTGCTGATCAACAACGCCGGGGTGATGACGCCTCCGACCCGGCAGACCACCGCCGACGGGTTCGAACTGCAGTTCGGGACCAACCATCTGGGGCACTTCGCCCTCACCGCGGGGCTGATGCCACTGCTGCGCGACGGCGCGGCACGAGTTGTGCTGCAGAGCAGCGTCGTGGCGCGCAATGCGTCCATCAACTTCGCCGACCTGAACTGGGATCGGGGCTACGGCAACGGGATGAGCGCCTACGGGCAGTCGAAGCTGGCCGAGGCGCTGTTCGGCTTCGAGTTGCAGCGCCGCAGCGCGGCCGACGGCTGGGGAATCACGGCGGCCGTGTCTCACCCCGGCATCTCGCCGACGAACTTGCTCGCCGCCCAGCCCGGGTTGGGTCGAGAGCACGACACTACGGGACGTCGGGTGATCGCCCAGCTGTCCCGGCTCGGTCTGCTGGTTGGTACCCCCGACAGCGCCTCACTGCCGGCCCTGCTCGCTGCCACTGCGCCGGACGAGGCGGGCCGCTTCTTCGGGCCGAAGGGGCCGGGCAACGCCGGCGGCGCGCCGGCCGAGCAGAAGCCATGGACGCCGATGACGTCGATCGCCGATGCCTCCCGGCTGTGGGCGCAATCTGAGCAGCTGACCGGGGTGAGCTTCCCCGGCTGA
- a CDS encoding deoxyribonuclease IV yields the protein MPVLGAHVDATDPVAAAAELRAGACQFFLGDPQAWQGPKVEYAGGAAGLRETAAAADVALYVHAPYVLNLASTNNRIRIPSRQQLQKQLTAAAEIGAAGVIVHGGHVLASDDPQVGFENWRKAIDGLKIDVPLLIENTAGGANAMARELERLDRLWEAISGSPNADRVGFCLDTCHAHAAGNELSGLVDRVRAITGRIDLVHGNDSRDAFGSGADRHANLSAGQCDPEGLAEVFATAGAPIILETPGGTPQHLVDMAWIGQHLPS from the coding sequence ATGCCAGTCCTGGGAGCCCATGTCGACGCCACCGATCCCGTGGCCGCCGCTGCCGAGTTACGCGCCGGCGCCTGCCAGTTCTTCCTCGGTGATCCGCAGGCCTGGCAGGGGCCGAAGGTCGAGTACGCCGGCGGGGCGGCCGGGCTCCGCGAGACCGCGGCCGCAGCGGACGTGGCCCTGTACGTCCACGCGCCCTATGTGCTGAACCTGGCCAGCACCAACAACCGGATCCGGATCCCGAGTCGCCAGCAGCTGCAGAAGCAGCTCACCGCTGCCGCCGAGATCGGGGCAGCCGGCGTGATCGTCCACGGCGGCCACGTGCTGGCCAGCGACGATCCGCAGGTCGGCTTCGAGAACTGGCGCAAGGCGATCGACGGGCTGAAGATCGACGTCCCGCTGCTGATCGAGAACACCGCCGGCGGCGCGAACGCCATGGCAAGGGAACTCGAGCGGCTGGATCGACTGTGGGAGGCCATCTCCGGCTCGCCGAACGCCGACCGAGTCGGCTTCTGCCTGGACACCTGCCACGCCCACGCGGCCGGCAATGAGCTCAGCGGCCTGGTCGACCGGGTGCGGGCGATCACCGGACGGATCGATCTGGTCCACGGCAACGACTCCCGCGACGCCTTCGGCTCCGGGGCCGACCGGCACGCCAACCTGAGCGCCGGCCAGTGCGATCCCGAGGGCTTGGCCGAGGTCTTCGCCACCGCGGGCGCACCGATCATCCTGGAGACTCCGGGCGGGACGCCGCAGCATCTGGTCGACATGGCCTGGATCGGCCAGCACCTCCCCAGCTGA
- the pta gene encoding phosphate acetyltransferase, whose amino-acid sequence MSTSIYAASPEGLTGKSMVAVGLIEALTRTLGSVGVFRPLVRDGVKDPILQTLIEQPGVSQGYDEGIGVTYDDVRADADAAQATLVERFAALKDKHENVVILGSDYTDVASPTELNFNAKVAANLNTPVVLVVSGRARDAEGIREAAEGGLREFRANHVKVLAVIANRVEPELVDAVKAELAKLTDVLVAVLPCEKLLAAPTVADQFASVDAKLVLGNPALLNRESASVLVAAMTLPNVLSRLEPESTVIMPSDRSDMLPGLLLAHTSGSFPPLAAILLLGGYEIPETIKTLITSIHNELPIGTTELGTFTSAERMFRLEGAMTSSPRKVEVARRIFSENVDVPALLSALQVHRSEVITPLMFEHQLQEIARSDRRTIVLPESTDDRILKSADILLRRGVARLILLGDAGAIKARATHLGLALAGVEVVDPTDPRLVEQFATEYARLRAHKGVTLEQAKDKLKDLSYFGTMMVHLGMADGMVSGAINTTANTIRPSLEFIKTRPGVSVVSGSFLMCLPDRVVVYADCAVNPNPTEEQLADIAISSAATAAGFGIEPRVAMLSYSTGTSGTGVDVDKVRAATEIVRQRAPELALEGPIQFDAAVDPVVAKTKLPESAVAGRATVFIFPDLNTGNNTYKAVQRSSGAVAIGPVLQGLNKPVNDLSRGALVEDIVNTVAITAIQAQAAK is encoded by the coding sequence GTGAGCACGAGCATCTACGCGGCATCTCCCGAAGGCCTGACCGGGAAGTCGATGGTGGCCGTGGGCCTGATCGAGGCCCTCACCCGCACGCTGGGATCGGTCGGCGTGTTCCGTCCGCTGGTCCGCGACGGCGTGAAGGACCCGATCCTGCAGACCCTGATCGAGCAGCCCGGCGTCAGCCAGGGCTACGACGAAGGCATCGGGGTCACCTACGACGACGTCCGTGCGGACGCCGATGCCGCGCAGGCGACCCTGGTCGAGCGCTTCGCCGCGCTGAAGGACAAGCACGAGAACGTCGTGATCCTCGGCTCCGACTACACCGACGTGGCCTCACCCACCGAACTGAACTTCAACGCCAAGGTCGCCGCGAACCTGAACACGCCGGTGGTCCTGGTGGTCAGCGGACGGGCCCGCGACGCCGAGGGGATCCGCGAAGCCGCCGAGGGCGGCCTGCGCGAGTTCCGGGCCAACCACGTGAAGGTGCTGGCCGTGATCGCCAACCGGGTCGAGCCTGAGTTGGTGGACGCGGTCAAGGCCGAGCTGGCCAAGCTCACCGACGTCCTGGTCGCCGTCCTGCCGTGTGAGAAGCTGCTGGCCGCCCCAACCGTGGCCGACCAGTTCGCCTCCGTCGACGCCAAGCTGGTGCTGGGCAACCCGGCCCTCCTGAACCGGGAGTCGGCCAGCGTCCTGGTCGCCGCCATGACCCTGCCGAACGTGTTGTCCCGGCTGGAGCCGGAGTCGACGGTGATCATGCCGTCCGACCGCTCCGACATGCTGCCCGGCCTGTTGCTGGCCCATACGTCCGGCTCGTTCCCCCCACTGGCCGCGATCCTGCTGCTGGGCGGCTACGAGATCCCCGAGACGATCAAGACCCTGATCACCAGCATTCACAACGAGCTGCCGATCGGCACCACCGAGCTGGGCACGTTCACCTCCGCCGAGCGGATGTTCCGGCTGGAGGGCGCCATGACGTCCAGCCCGCGCAAGGTCGAGGTGGCCCGCCGGATCTTCTCCGAGAACGTGGACGTTCCGGCGCTGCTCAGCGCACTGCAGGTGCATCGCTCGGAGGTGATCACCCCGCTGATGTTCGAGCATCAGCTGCAGGAGATCGCCCGCTCGGACCGTCGCACCATCGTCCTGCCCGAGTCGACCGATGATCGGATCCTGAAGTCCGCCGACATCCTGCTGCGCCGCGGCGTGGCCCGGCTGATCCTGCTCGGTGATGCCGGTGCCATCAAGGCCCGCGCCACCCACTTGGGCCTGGCTCTGGCCGGAGTCGAGGTGGTCGATCCGACCGACCCGAGGTTGGTTGAGCAGTTCGCCACCGAGTACGCCCGACTGCGCGCTCACAAGGGAGTCACCCTCGAACAGGCCAAGGACAAGCTGAAAGACCTGTCGTACTTCGGCACCATGATGGTTCACCTGGGGATGGCCGACGGCATGGTGTCGGGCGCCATCAACACCACGGCCAACACCATTCGTCCCTCGCTGGAGTTCATCAAGACCAGGCCCGGAGTGAGCGTGGTGTCCGGCTCGTTCCTGATGTGCCTGCCCGACCGGGTCGTGGTCTACGCCGACTGCGCGGTGAACCCGAACCCGACCGAGGAGCAGCTGGCGGACATCGCGATCAGCTCGGCGGCCACGGCGGCCGGCTTCGGCATCGAGCCGCGGGTGGCCATGCTCAGCTACTCCACCGGGACCTCCGGCACCGGGGTGGACGTGGACAAGGTGCGCGCCGCCACCGAGATCGTCCGGCAGCGGGCGCCCGAGCTGGCTCTGGAAGGCCCGATCCAGTTCGATGCGGCCGTCGATCCGGTCGTGGCCAAGACCAAACTGCCCGAGTCGGCGGTCGCCGGCCGGGCAACGGTGTTCATCTTCCCGGACCTGAACACCGGCAACAACACCTACAAGGCCGTCCAGCGGTCGTCCGGCGCGGTGGCGATCGGACCCGTCCTGCAGGGCCTGAACAAGCCGGTGAACGACCTGTCCCGAGGCGCGCTGGTGGAAGACATCGTGAACACCGTGGCGATCACGGCGATTCAGGCCCAGGCGGCCAAGTAG
- a CDS encoding nucleoside/nucleotide kinase family protein translates to MGEVDVAADELAQRLSALSDSRPRVLVGICGAPGAGKSTLAALLASELNRADPGSAVVVPMDGFHLAKSVIAADDRAHRRGAPDTFDPDGYAALLERLREPGPKTIYAPEYRREIEDPVAGAIPVPPECRVVITEGNYLLHPEPVWRRVRACLDEVWYLSAPSEPDRIEALIRRHERFGKSPEHARTHTLGSDQANAELIAGHRSSADLQLRWPSW, encoded by the coding sequence GTGGGCGAGGTCGACGTCGCAGCGGACGAGCTGGCGCAACGGCTGTCGGCACTTTCCGACTCGCGGCCCCGAGTGCTGGTCGGAATCTGCGGAGCGCCCGGAGCCGGCAAATCGACCTTGGCCGCGCTGTTGGCGTCCGAGTTGAACCGCGCCGACCCCGGCTCGGCCGTTGTCGTCCCGATGGACGGCTTTCACCTGGCCAAGTCGGTCATCGCCGCCGACGACCGGGCCCACCGGCGCGGGGCCCCGGACACCTTCGACCCGGACGGCTATGCGGCCCTCCTCGAGCGGCTGCGCGAGCCGGGGCCGAAAACCATCTACGCCCCGGAGTACCGCCGCGAGATCGAGGATCCGGTGGCCGGCGCGATCCCGGTGCCACCCGAGTGTCGAGTCGTGATCACCGAGGGCAACTATCTGCTGCATCCGGAACCGGTTTGGCGGCGAGTCCGGGCCTGCCTGGACGAGGTGTGGTACCTGAGCGCTCCGTCCGAGCCGGACCGGATCGAGGCGCTGATCCGGCGTCACGAGCGCTTCGGCAAATCCCCCGAGCACGCCCGGACGCACACGCTGGGCTCGGACCAGGCCAACGCCGAGCTGATCGCCGGCCACCGCTCGTCCGCCGACCTTCAGCTGCGTTGGCCGTCCTGGTAG